The following coding sequences lie in one Candidatus Nitrospira allomarina genomic window:
- a CDS encoding 5-(carboxyamino)imidazole ribonucleotide synthase, which translates to MKIILPGGTIGILGGGQLGRMLAMEGRRMGYRTGVLDPVENCPAAQVADFFVQSELSNTQRVMDFVSQVDVVTIETELVPWMLLADIETGQATRPSSSVLALIQDRLVQREFLQDHGFPQTPFASIKDHATLTAAAQHVAFPAILKKRRAGYDGKGQIRVAGVNHLNEAWRELKEVPSVLEAVAHFKMELSVVLARSPQGDIQLYPLAENAHRQNILHTTRVPARVTDTIRLRAEELAVSLSEALDYCGVMAVEFFLLEDDTLLINEIAPRPHNSGHFTFGACVTSQFEQHLRAICGLPLGDTSLMHPVVMVNLLGDLWRNGPPKWDRLLAHPQVRLHLYGKTHAAPGRKMGHFLLIVDNPDQSYQQAEYLLQSMMDADSQEKSFPISKPAKEPFQKPSRPLETPA; encoded by the coding sequence ATGAAGATCATCCTTCCTGGTGGAACAATCGGGATATTGGGCGGAGGCCAGCTTGGTCGAATGCTGGCCATGGAAGGCCGCCGGATGGGGTATCGGACTGGCGTGTTAGATCCTGTTGAGAATTGTCCGGCCGCCCAGGTTGCGGATTTTTTTGTGCAATCAGAACTGTCGAACACACAACGCGTGATGGACTTTGTCTCTCAGGTTGATGTGGTGACCATTGAGACCGAACTGGTGCCTTGGATGCTTCTTGCCGACATTGAAACGGGTCAAGCGACCCGTCCATCCTCTTCAGTGCTCGCTCTCATCCAGGATCGACTGGTTCAACGGGAATTTCTTCAGGATCACGGCTTTCCACAAACTCCTTTTGCCTCGATCAAAGATCACGCCACCTTGACCGCTGCGGCTCAACACGTGGCATTCCCGGCTATTTTAAAGAAGCGCCGTGCAGGATATGACGGCAAAGGCCAAATCCGGGTTGCCGGCGTGAACCATTTGAATGAGGCCTGGCGAGAATTAAAAGAAGTCCCGTCTGTTTTGGAAGCCGTCGCGCACTTCAAGATGGAACTATCGGTCGTGCTGGCCCGCAGTCCTCAGGGAGATATTCAACTCTATCCCCTGGCGGAGAATGCACATCGGCAGAACATCCTCCATACCACACGCGTTCCAGCCCGGGTGACGGACACGATCCGTTTACGGGCGGAGGAGCTAGCCGTTTCCCTCTCAGAAGCGCTTGACTACTGCGGAGTCATGGCGGTGGAATTCTTTCTTCTCGAGGACGACACCTTGTTGATCAATGAGATCGCTCCCCGGCCTCATAACAGTGGACATTTCACGTTTGGGGCCTGCGTGACGTCCCAATTCGAACAACATCTCCGCGCCATTTGCGGATTACCATTGGGGGATACCTCTCTCATGCATCCCGTCGTGATGGTGAATCTCCTCGGAGATCTATGGCGAAACGGACCGCCCAAGTGGGATCGACTTCTGGCTCATCCGCAGGTCCGGCTTCATCTTTATGGAAAAACACACGCCGCGCCAGGACGCAAAATGGGGCATTTTCTTTTGATAGTGGACAATCCGGATCAATCATACCAACAAGCTGAGTATCTCCTTCAGAGCATGATGGATGCAGATTCTCAAGAGAAAAGCTTTCCTATCAGCAAGCCAGCCAAAGAGCCTTTCCAAAAGCCATCCAGGCCATTGGAGACTCCGGCATGA